TACATGTATTGGCAGTTACtccgattactttttaaataatgaagtatacttgcttttttccattggaatcatttttgcttttttccatcggaatcattttcatttgactagcacttataaaagtgatattattaatgtagtagtgttctctattttgactattttttttaataacttcTGGATATGTTATGATGTATTCTGTTCCATAGGATCAGCATTGATCGTTGTTCCTAAAAAGCAGATAGGGTGGTCACATTCGAGTAGCTGTAGTTGGCTGTACTCTCCAAGATCAAAGACATTTGTAACTCTGTAAGTAGATCGAGAGAAAAAGGAATTTTGGGTATGTGAATTTTCCGCCCAATAGATAGTTAATCGcttgaaaatgatttaaaaatgtGTTATCAATACAGTATACAGTGAGGAAACAAAACACTCTTCATCATAGCTAATTCATCAGTTAAAAAACCTCCATACTCATATAGACGCTTAGTTTCAAGTTTGTCCTTACTTTCTTTTATGTCTTCATTGATAACAATACATGTCCAATACTATGTGCCTCAGATATTCATTACAGCTCTCAGCCACACTATTCAATTAAGTGCAGATCAGATGCTATACCATACACGCagcttctacatctgcatgtacatgtaTAATCCACTGTGAATGTAGGGCCCTACTTTGAGCACAATGCGTCCGTAGATCTACCATATTCTCAGTCAGTACACATACTCGTTCCATTATTTTTTGTCTCTCTTCTAATGAAATCTGGATAAATAACACCCAGCAGAATTGGTAGTGACACTGTATGTTAAGCTAACCCCATCTGgaccttttcatcatcatcattagttggTTCACTCATTACTAATTATCGTCACCTCATTTCGTCatttatttcttaagtaactgaataTTCGACCAGACGTCTCCATCCACCTCGATCTTTAACTCTTTCTAAATTAACGTAGAGAGGTAAAGCAATTATCTTCCTCAGTGATCCAACCATCTCTTTGCTGCTCTTTCTCGTAGTCTTTTGCTTACGATTTTGCCTCACTAGACGATCCTCCCTAAACTGCCTGCTTCTATTCCCAAAATGTGCCCAAAGacctagaaatatttttgaatgagaTGGGAAGATAAATTTCTTATGACTCTAAGTTCTTCTATAATGGAAgcatttgtttttctttctgtcCATGATACGTATAACGTATTCCGCGACCGCATATCGAAGGTATCAGTTCGACTATTGCCACTAGCTTTCACGGCCCACGTCTCACGACTGTACAAGAATGATTCCACCAGACGCATCTTCATTGTTTTGGATATTGCCCGGTTCTGCCAGACCTTTGTGAGTTTAACCGTCGGGACCAGGAAATCCGGTTCCTCACTTTAACCCTTTATCACACTGTCCTGTGTCATTTTTCAGAGATCGTAAACAGGTATAGTCATTCAGTACATTCAGATCTGTTAAGCAGCCTGCTAGTTGCATTTGATCTATATCTTGGTGTATTATAACTATTAGTTTGGGTTTTTTTGTGGTTATCTAGAGACCTAAATTTAAACAAGTAGTCTTCACTCTGGAGAACAGATCAATAAGTTCCTCCCCACTTCCAACAATAAGGGCACTATCACCTGCAAAGAGTAGATATTACATTTTCCTGCGCTCAGCATCGCTGCACATTACCGTCGTGACCACAGCAAGCCGTCTGTATGTGAATGGGGAAGAGAAGGAAACTGCGAACACAGACCATTTAAATGGTAGTCCACTCGCAATGTATACGACTTGCTTTTATATTTCACGTTTCCCAACAACAAAGATCACGAACGAAACAATTTTTTGTGCTTTGTAATTATTTTTGACGCGCTGAAAACATAATATAACTTTGGGCGGTACAAATTCTCGGCGTAAGGGCAGACACCGACagattcacagattttcgcactcggGTTGCTGTAAATCATGATTCACttagtttcataatagaaaaaatgtgtttcacacaaTTATGCCGGTCGAAATATTGCAGCACTTTTCCAACCtctttatggagacttggaaattctacgagaggaaagcaatgtagacgtcctagacagttttaacgtaaaaatatttctcattagaACGGGAACTACCtttcaggtcagtcagttacagttaattgcacatacacaggggcgctttcaactgagacGTCAAACGTTCTCGAGAACACCTGTAAGACAGACAGACTGTCGTAGgacactatccttgtaattctttcatgggcacaatgaattcttcaaacctcgcgttttcctTAACAGCAGCGAGCTTAGGGAATTGGACTGTGTTTGTCtgaatgtgtcccttctataatCCGATCTTCTTTTTGAATGCATTCCCATAAAATCAGAAAAAAGATGTTTCTCCCTTGCAATGTCTTATTgttcaagtccacttaaaatactaGGTCTCCAGTCCTTTCTGGATGATCTACTTTTCAAGCctcctctccaaccccccccctcccccccccccccccgtccacctctttttcataaattcagcaatagcGTATTGACTTAATCGACGTACTTTGTAgtgatatataaagtctccatacctTCGATCAGTTCCATGGAAAACTGCTACAACTGAGAGTGGAATAATGTGAGCGACTTCAGCAATTTTACTACTCGTACCACTCATTTCTACCAGTGTGGCATGCCTGTACATGTAGCACAAAAAGCTTCTTGATCTGCAGAACAGTGAATTCCGTCTGTCGATTGTTGTAATTTTTCGCTCTTTCATTGTTCGCTaattctttaaattgtttctgcatggtattgtaatatacaagaaactgatataggcatgcgtattcaaatagggagatatgtaaacaggcagaatgcggcgctgcggtcgccaatgcCTACATACGGCAGAAGTGTATGGTGCagcttttagatcggttactgctgctacaatggtaggttatcaagatttgagactggtgttatagtcgccgcacgagcgatgggacacggcctctctgaggcagcgatgaagagggaatattcccttacgatcatttcaaaAGTCTATCGTGgatatcaggaattcagtaaaacatcaaatctccgacatatttgcggccggaaaaaggtcctgcaagaacgggaccaacgacgactgcacagaatcgttcgacgtgacagaagtgcaatccttccccaaactgctgcaggtttcagtactaggccatcaacaagtgttagcgtgcgaatcattcaaaggaacatcatcaatatgggctttcggagccgaaggcccactcgtgtacctttgataactGCGTGACacggagctttacgcctcgcctgggcctgtcaataccggcattggactgtcgatgactggaaacatgttacctggtcggacgaatctcgtttcaaactgtatagagcggatggacgtgtacgggtatgcagacaacctcatgaatccatggacgctgcatttcagcaggggactcttcaagctggtggaggttctgtaatggtgggggtggttgcagctggagtgatatgggactactgatacgtctatacacaacactgacaggtgacacgtacgtaagcatcctgtctgatcacctgcatccatttattccccttgtgcattctgacagacttgggcaattccagcaggacaatgcgatacaccaCGTGTccaacagagtgactccaggaacactcttctgagtttaaacatttccgctggccaccaaactccccacacgtgaacattaatgagcatttctgggatgccttgaaacatgctgttcagaagaggtctccaccccctcgtactcttacggatttgtggacagccctgcaggattaatagtgtcagttccctccaccactacctcacacattaatcgagtccatgccacgtcgtttagcggcacttctgcgtggttgcgggcgccctacatgatattagtcaggtgtaccagtatctttggccctTCAGTTTAGTTTCACAGCAAATTTGCTGTACCCATCACTTATGCAAATGCATAAGACATATTGGGAATAATAATCCCTATCTTCTGTCATCCCCATTCCTTTTTAGAGGCTTGTGACGATGGATTgctagactgcttattttgtgctaacagccactggacctgtgaacgtctgtcataccacaaacaaatagcggaCGGCAGACAGCGCTGACACCATCATTCTGCCCAGCTGTAAAGAGTCGTGCCGACCAGCTTATGACACActgcaatactacactactggccattacaattgctacaccacgaggatgacgtgctacagacgcgaaatttaaccgacaggaagaagatgctgtgatatgcaaatgattagcttttcagagcattcacacaaggttggcgccggtggcgacacctacaacgtgatgacatgaggaaagtttccaaccgatttctcatatacaaacagcagttggccggtgttgcctggtgaaactttgttgtgatgcctcgtgtaaggaggagaaatgcgtaccatcgcgtttccgactttgataaaggtcggattgtagcctatcgcgattacggtttatcgtatcgcgacattgctgctcgcattggtcgagatccaatgactgttagcagaatatggaatcggtgggttcaggagggtaatacggagcgccgtgctggatccaaacggcctcatatcactagcagtcgacatgacaggcatgttatccacatggctgtaacggatcgtgcagccacgtctcgattcctgagtcaacagatggggacgtttgcaagacaacaaccatctgcaccaacagttcgacgacgtttgcagcagcatggactatcagctcggagaccgtcgctgcggttacccttgacgctgcatcacagacaggaccgcctgcgacggtgtgctcaatgacgaacctgggtgcacgaatggcaaaacgtcattttttcggatgaatccaggttctgtttacatcatcatgattgtcgcatccgtgtttggcgacatcgcggtgaacgcacattggaagcgtgtatttgtcatcgccatactggcgtatcacccggcgtgatggtattgggtgccactggttacacgtctcggtcacctcttgttcgcattgacggcactttgaacagtggacgttacatttcagatgtgttacgacccatggctgtacccctcattcgatccctgcgaaaccctacgtttcagcaggataatgcacgaccgcatgtttctggatacagaaaatgttcgactgctgccctgaccagcacattctccagatctctcaccaattgaaaatatctggtcaatggtggccgagcaactggctcgtcacaatacgccagtcactactctcgatgaactgtggtatcgtgttgaagttgcatgggcagctgtacctgtacacgccatcgaagctctttttgactcaatgcccaggcgtatcaaggccgttattactgccagaggtggttgttctgggtactgatttctcaggatctatgcacacaaattgcgtgaaactgtaatcacatgtcagttctagtatagtatatttgtccaatgaatacccgtttatcatctgcatttcttcttggtgtagcaattttaatggacagtggtgtaaatgaaatgtcgtgctgtaCCGGGTACTTCCAGAAAGGAATGATCAAATGCAAGATGGACCAGACCAAGCCTTGGCCTGCAAAGCAGCCAGCACGAAGTGTGGCAGGCTGCGGCCGGCCCTGGTATAGAACCTTGACTGACTCCATTTGTCACGTCTAAGCATTTAGAGTATTCACCATCCACCTTTATGGTTGCAGTATGACTGGTACGAAGATCTTTCAATAATGATACTAGGTACTTCGAAATCCCAAAATCATTGAGCACATGCCTCTACTCGTCCCACATGACACAATCAAAGGTCTTTTTTATAATCTAGGAAAAAAATTTAAGCAGGGCACAAAATTCATGACATTTTCCAGTTACCTGCCTCAAATTCAGGCTTGTCTTTCGAGTAGTTTTACTTGTGACAGGACCTGCTTGTTCTGCAGAAATCTGAGACTGCAGGAAGAACAGATGCAGTCCAGTTTTAGGCATTCGCCAGTCTGCTTGGTGGCATTCTCGATTCAACTAATCAGAATATCAGGTACCATGTCTGAATTCATGTAAATGTTCTCTTCCTCGAAGTTACATTCTTTGCAATACAGTGTAGTGAAACCAAAACGGGATAGTGTCTTACCTTAGCGTTTGATCCCGCGAAACCAATTACTTTGCACCCCTTGAGGCGCGCTATCTGCCCGACTATGGACCCCACAGCACCTGCTGCCCCACTGACTACGGCGACCTCTCCCTCCTTAGGCTTGCAGACCTCCAGCAGTCCAAAGTAGGCCGTGATTCCGGGCATGCCCAGCAcccccagagagagggagaggggcagcTCCCCCAGGTCTGGCACCAGCATGGCCGGAGACACGAAGTAGGGCGCGTCCGGCCCCACGTCGGCCACGGTGCGGTCGCGCCACCCCCAGTAGCCGACCACGTACCGCCCCACTGGGAAGTCCGCAGCACGGCTCTCCACGATGCGGGCCGCCTGTGGGCAGAGGATAATATTCCGTTACCTGCATATCACTGCATAACAACGAATAAACACCTCaccacaaacatctacatctacacagatactccacaagccactgtacagtacgtGGTGGAGTGTacgttgtaccactacaaatcgcttcatttcctgtgccactcacatatagagcgagggaaaaacggtttCTACATGCtaccgtatgaaccctaatttcttgtatctgatCATTATGGTCCCTACGTGAAGTGTATGCTGGCGGCaggaggatcgttctgcagtcagcatcaaatgacagttctctaaattttctcaatagtgctcttcAAAAAGATCGTCTCCTTcccgccagggattcccatttgatttccccaagcatctgcgtaacatttacctgttgttcgaacatactggtaacaaatatagcacctcgcctctgaattgcttcaatgtcctcgttctatctgacctgatgtggatcccaaatactcgagcgctattcaagaacaggttgcaccagcATACTGTTTGCGACCTCTTTTACAGATGAGCCATACTTTCCTAGAATTCACCCAATGAACCAGAGGCTATTATTCGCCTTCCTTACCAAGTCCTcacagctcgttccatttcatattgctctgcaacggtacacccagatatttaaacaaagtgactgtgtcaagcaggatttatgctgcatccgaacattacgggttaggagtttctattcatccgcattaattacattttctcacatttagagctagctaccattcatcacaccaacgagAAATCTTGCCTAAGTTATCTTGTAACCTCATACAGTCACTCAGTTTCGACACCATACGGTACACCACAGCAATCTTCAGTAAACAACACCAGATTGCTGCCCA
The genomic region above belongs to Schistocerca americana isolate TAMUIC-IGC-003095 chromosome 7, iqSchAmer2.1, whole genome shotgun sequence and contains:
- the LOC124623119 gene encoding prostaglandin reductase 1-like, which gives rise to MALHLQLSKTLTALDWEWVDAATVSQQTSAQKRTTEKQKGKFGRLSQQQHGVDHRSSERTVINLTAARIVESRAADFPVGRYVVGYWGWRDRTVADVGPDAPYFVSPAMLVPDLGELPLSLSLGVLGMPGITAYFGLLEVCKPKEGEVAVVSGAAGAVGSIVGQIARLKGCKVIGFAGSNAKLKWLKEKLGFHHAFNYKTNDVTEALTACTSTTWAAS